One region of Polynucleobacter paneuropaeus genomic DNA includes:
- a CDS encoding glutathione S-transferase N-terminal domain-containing protein — translation MKIIGSLTSPYVRKVRIVFLEKKLEAALELENVWDAKTKIGSLNPLGKVPCLILDDGEAIYDSRVIVEYVDTLSPVGKLIPTESRERATVKTWEALADGIMDAGILARLEATWRPAEQQSQAWIERQMGKVDAALSQMSQELGENAWCHGNQMTLADIAVGCALAWLLLRFPKLEWQTKYANLDGLYQKLMLRSSFIETTPPAA, via the coding sequence ATGAAAATTATCGGATCACTCACCAGCCCCTATGTACGCAAGGTACGCATCGTTTTTTTAGAGAAAAAGCTCGAAGCAGCCCTAGAACTTGAAAATGTCTGGGATGCCAAGACCAAAATAGGCTCGTTGAACCCTCTGGGCAAGGTTCCTTGCCTGATTTTGGATGATGGCGAGGCCATTTATGACTCCCGAGTCATTGTTGAATACGTCGATACCTTAAGCCCCGTAGGCAAGCTCATCCCCACAGAAAGCCGAGAGCGGGCTACCGTCAAAACCTGGGAAGCCCTAGCAGACGGCATCATGGATGCTGGCATTCTGGCTCGCTTAGAGGCGACCTGGCGGCCTGCAGAACAGCAAAGTCAGGCCTGGATTGAACGTCAAATGGGCAAGGTAGATGCCGCCCTCTCCCAGATGTCACAAGAGTTAGGTGAAAACGCCTGGTGCCATGGCAATCAAATGACTTTGGCGGATATCGCGGTAGGCTGCGCACTAGCTTGGCTCTTACTCCGCTTTCCCAAGCTGGAGTGGCAAACAAAATATGCCAATCTCGATGGCTTGTATCAAAAACTGATGCTGCGTTCATCCTTCATTGAAACAACACCACCAGCGGCTTAG
- the queA gene encoding tRNA preQ1(34) S-adenosylmethionine ribosyltransferase-isomerase QueA: protein MQLSDFNYELPARLIAQNPLAERTASRLLEVQAGSLVDRQFKEILSLLKPGDLLIMNDTKVIPARLHGKKSTGGAIELLIERITSNQRAWVQIRASKVPKLDSIVQIHNRNGESFEAKVVAYDGRFFEIEFPEAILDLLEKFGELPLPPYIEHQPNQVDANRYQTVLAKNPGAVAAPTAGLHFDEAILTELRAMGIEHTSITLHVGAGTFSPVREEDLSLHKMHSEWYSIPETSLAAIEKTRHAGGRIIAVGTTSLRTLESFAINQQRSGDTNLFITPGFTFKIVDCLITNFHLPKSTLLMLVSAFAGMENIRQAYQHAIAQEYRFFSYGDAMFLTRL from the coding sequence ATGCAACTCTCCGACTTCAATTACGAACTCCCTGCCCGCCTAATCGCCCAAAATCCCTTGGCCGAACGGACCGCAAGCCGCCTTCTTGAAGTACAGGCTGGCAGTCTAGTCGACCGGCAATTCAAAGAGATTTTGAGCCTTCTAAAACCTGGCGATTTACTGATCATGAATGACACCAAAGTTATTCCTGCCAGACTGCATGGTAAAAAATCCACTGGCGGAGCCATAGAGCTTCTGATTGAACGTATCACTAGCAATCAGCGGGCATGGGTCCAAATACGAGCCTCCAAAGTGCCTAAGCTTGACTCGATTGTTCAAATCCACAATCGCAATGGGGAGAGCTTCGAAGCTAAGGTCGTCGCTTACGATGGTCGTTTCTTTGAAATCGAGTTCCCCGAAGCCATTCTCGATTTATTAGAGAAATTTGGCGAACTCCCACTACCTCCTTATATTGAGCATCAACCCAACCAAGTCGATGCCAATCGCTATCAGACCGTGCTTGCCAAGAATCCCGGCGCTGTAGCTGCGCCTACTGCAGGACTGCACTTTGATGAGGCCATTCTTACTGAACTCCGAGCCATGGGTATCGAACACACTAGTATTACTTTACATGTGGGTGCCGGCACCTTCTCCCCCGTGCGAGAAGAGGATTTAAGTTTGCACAAAATGCATTCAGAGTGGTACTCGATCCCCGAGACTTCTCTTGCTGCGATTGAAAAAACCCGACATGCCGGTGGACGGATCATTGCTGTTGGTACCACCAGCTTACGTACACTTGAGAGTTTTGCAATCAATCAACAACGCTCTGGTGATACCAATTTATTTATCACTCCAGGCTTCACATTCAAAATAGTGGATTGCCTCATCACCAACTTTCATCTACCTAAATCAACCCTACTCATGCTGGTCAGTGCCTTTGCTGGTATGGAGAACATCCGCCAAGCTTACCAACATGCCATTGCTCAGGAATATCGCTTCTTTAGCTATGGCGACGCGATGTTTCTCACGCGGCTTTAA
- the mnmA gene encoding tRNA 2-thiouridine(34) synthase MnmA, whose protein sequence is MSPIKTSKTPFKPSKVVIGMSGGVDSSVAAWMLKQQGYEVIGLFMKNWEDDDSDEYCSARQDWLDVVSVADLIGIDVEAVNFAAEYRERVFADFLREYAAGRTPNPDVLCNAEIKFKAFLDHAMSLGADAIATGHYARVRREEGGVQLLKAIDVSKDQSYFLHRLTQSQLEKVLFPLGEIEKTEVRKIAQEIGLHNARKKDSTGICFIGERPFREFLNRYLPRTPGPIKTVEGKTVGEHMGLAFFTLGQRKGIGLGGSQDGTGDAWYVARKDVINNTLYVAQGHEHPWLLTNALSAMDASWIAGSAPLAGNFSAKTRYRQTDSACEIQTGQNGDQSFQLQFPEPQWAVTPGQSAVLYDGEICLGGGIITT, encoded by the coding sequence ATCTCTCCTATCAAAACCTCTAAAACTCCATTTAAGCCCTCAAAAGTCGTGATTGGGATGTCTGGAGGCGTTGATTCCTCAGTGGCTGCCTGGATGCTCAAGCAGCAGGGCTATGAGGTTATTGGCCTATTTATGAAGAACTGGGAGGACGATGACAGCGATGAGTATTGCTCGGCCCGCCAGGATTGGTTGGACGTAGTCTCGGTTGCAGACCTCATCGGGATTGATGTCGAGGCGGTCAATTTTGCTGCTGAGTACCGTGAGCGGGTTTTTGCTGATTTTTTACGAGAATACGCCGCTGGTAGAACGCCAAATCCAGACGTGCTCTGCAATGCGGAGATCAAATTTAAGGCTTTCCTTGATCATGCAATGAGTTTAGGTGCGGATGCCATTGCAACTGGGCATTACGCGCGCGTTCGCCGAGAAGAAGGTGGGGTGCAGTTGCTCAAAGCAATTGATGTAAGTAAAGATCAAAGTTATTTCTTGCATCGACTCACGCAATCACAATTAGAGAAAGTACTTTTTCCTCTCGGGGAAATTGAGAAAACAGAAGTGCGCAAAATTGCACAAGAGATTGGTTTGCATAACGCGCGTAAGAAAGATTCGACAGGTATCTGCTTTATTGGTGAGCGACCCTTCCGCGAATTTCTGAATCGTTACCTGCCTCGCACACCGGGCCCTATCAAAACAGTTGAAGGAAAAACGGTTGGAGAGCACATGGGTTTAGCTTTCTTTACCCTCGGCCAGCGCAAGGGAATTGGGCTGGGAGGCAGTCAGGACGGTACTGGTGACGCTTGGTATGTGGCACGTAAAGACGTTATAAACAATACTTTGTATGTTGCTCAAGGCCATGAACATCCCTGGTTATTAACAAATGCACTATCGGCAATGGATGCAAGTTGGATTGCAGGCTCTGCGCCCTTGGCAGGAAATTTTTCCGCTAAGACGCGCTATCGTCAAACTGACTCAGCTTGTGAAATACAGACTGGTCAAAATGGCGATCAGAGTTTTCAGTTGCAATTTCCTGAGCCGCAATGGGCAGTTACGCCGGGACAATCAGCTGTGTTGTATGACGGTGAGATTTGTCTAGGCGGCGGAATTATTACCACCTAG
- the purB gene encoding adenylosuccinate lyase, producing MSQPLSTLNALSPLDGRYAGKLDALRPWLSESAFMRQRVFVEIHWLLALASAGLPDVPKISAADSEFLLSLPKNFSDADAQRIKEIEAVTNHDVKAVEYFLKEKVAGHPDLLKASEFIHFACTSEDINNTSHGLMLRGARDEVLLPQLKKILSVLTDLAIEHAKVPLLSRTHGQPASPSTLGKELANIAKRLERAIANIAEVPLMGKMNGAVGNYNAHLSAYPDFDWEDFSRNVVEKRLGLTFNPYTIQIEPHDGMAELFDAIARANTILLDMDRDFWAYISVGYFKQRTKAGEIGSSTMPHKVNPIDFENSEGNLGVANALLRHLAEKLPISRWQRDLTDSTVLRNLGPAFGHSLLAYDSALRGLSKLEVNHAAIAADLDACWEVLAEPVQTVMRRYGIENPYEQLKELTRGKGINQADLQAFIKGLKIPEDAKARLLEMTPASYLGKAVELTERLKK from the coding sequence GTGAGCCAGCCGCTTTCAACTCTCAATGCGCTTTCCCCTTTAGATGGGCGTTACGCCGGAAAACTCGATGCTTTACGCCCCTGGCTTTCTGAGTCAGCCTTTATGCGTCAGCGTGTCTTTGTTGAAATTCATTGGCTATTAGCGCTTGCATCCGCTGGCTTGCCAGACGTTCCTAAAATCAGTGCAGCCGATTCTGAATTCTTGCTCTCCCTTCCAAAGAATTTCTCTGACGCAGATGCGCAGCGGATTAAAGAGATCGAAGCCGTTACCAATCATGATGTCAAAGCGGTTGAGTACTTCCTGAAAGAGAAAGTTGCAGGCCATCCTGATTTATTGAAAGCCAGTGAATTTATTCACTTTGCTTGTACTTCTGAAGATATCAACAACACATCACATGGTTTGATGTTGCGCGGTGCACGTGATGAAGTGCTGTTGCCACAACTCAAAAAAATACTTTCCGTGTTAACTGATTTGGCAATCGAGCATGCCAAAGTGCCTTTACTCTCCCGCACTCATGGCCAGCCAGCTTCGCCAAGCACTTTGGGTAAAGAGCTTGCGAATATTGCAAAGCGTTTAGAGCGTGCGATTGCTAATATTGCTGAAGTCCCTTTGATGGGCAAGATGAACGGTGCAGTGGGTAATTACAACGCACATCTTTCTGCTTACCCTGATTTCGATTGGGAAGACTTCTCGCGCAATGTGGTTGAAAAGCGTTTGGGTTTGACCTTCAACCCCTACACAATTCAAATTGAGCCACACGATGGTATGGCTGAGCTCTTTGATGCTATTGCGCGCGCGAATACGATTTTACTGGATATGGATCGCGATTTCTGGGCATATATTTCTGTTGGATATTTCAAACAACGTACTAAAGCAGGCGAGATTGGTTCGTCAACCATGCCGCATAAAGTCAACCCAATTGACTTTGAAAACTCAGAAGGTAATTTAGGGGTTGCTAATGCACTATTGCGCCATCTTGCAGAAAAGTTACCCATCTCTCGTTGGCAGCGTGATCTGACAGACTCTACTGTTTTACGTAATCTAGGGCCGGCTTTTGGCCATAGTCTTTTGGCATACGACAGTGCTTTGCGAGGTCTGAGTAAGCTTGAAGTCAATCATGCCGCCATCGCGGCTGATTTGGATGCTTGCTGGGAAGTACTTGCTGAACCAGTCCAAACAGTGATGCGCCGTTACGGTATTGAAAACCCTTATGAGCAGTTAAAAGAACTGACTCGTGGCAAAGGGATCAATCAAGCTGATCTGCAGGCTTTCATCAAAGGATTGAAGATTCCTGAAGATGCAAAAGCACGCTTATTAGAAATGACTCCGGCATCCTATTTGGGTAAGGCAGTCGAATTGACTGAACGTCTTAAAAAGTGA
- a CDS encoding 3-deoxy-D-manno-octulosonic acid transferase has product MSVQKSGRPIVWFAVYQLLWHLLLPLAFIRLAWRARHSIQYLGHLSERLGFGYTKPIIQNAIWIHAVSVGETRAAQPLIEAYLARGEKILLTHMTLNGRRTGKKLFSSAIAAGQIRQVYLPYDLCGPVEHFLKTFKPKLGLFMETEAWPTVVFRCAEIGLPLFLVNARLSQRSAKRVQSFGKAGQALFQAFAGVLAQTAFDAERYQQLGVRNIEVVGNLKFDVPLDPAQLEKGCQWRTKLESSNRLMVCAASTRDGEEAIILKAWQALLLSNTFTVSPLLCLIPRHPERFADVANLITNMGLTFRKRSEWLDTPDACNGVKVLLGDSMGEMALYYSAASLTVMGGTLLPFGGQNLIEACAAGCPVLLGKHTYNFQQAAIDAIDCGAAKQIEGETLLNESLALVEALKSCLQNAEQLEQMARAAKQYAVDHQGATQKILTILDRQNHIFN; this is encoded by the coding sequence GTGAGTGTTCAGAAGTCGGGCAGGCCAATCGTATGGTTTGCGGTTTATCAGCTTCTATGGCATTTACTGCTACCTTTGGCCTTTATCCGTCTGGCGTGGCGTGCTCGCCATTCGATTCAATATCTAGGACATTTATCTGAACGTTTAGGGTTTGGTTACACAAAACCGATTATCCAAAATGCGATTTGGATTCATGCAGTCTCTGTTGGTGAGACTCGTGCTGCACAGCCACTAATAGAGGCTTACCTAGCTCGAGGTGAAAAAATCCTACTGACTCATATGACTTTAAATGGTCGTCGTACTGGTAAAAAATTATTTTCATCCGCAATTGCCGCTGGTCAGATTCGTCAAGTGTATCTTCCTTATGACCTTTGTGGACCGGTAGAGCACTTTCTAAAAACCTTCAAACCTAAGTTAGGTTTGTTTATGGAAACCGAAGCCTGGCCAACAGTTGTATTTCGTTGTGCTGAAATCGGCCTACCTTTATTCCTGGTGAATGCCCGCTTATCGCAGCGAAGCGCAAAACGAGTTCAGAGTTTTGGTAAAGCAGGGCAGGCACTATTTCAGGCCTTTGCTGGAGTTTTGGCGCAGACTGCATTTGATGCTGAACGCTACCAGCAGTTGGGTGTACGCAATATTGAGGTGGTTGGTAATCTCAAGTTTGATGTGCCATTAGATCCCGCGCAATTAGAAAAAGGCTGTCAGTGGCGAACCAAGCTCGAAAGCTCCAATCGACTGATGGTTTGTGCTGCTAGTACGCGTGATGGCGAGGAAGCCATCATCCTGAAAGCTTGGCAAGCGCTATTGCTGAGTAATACATTTACCGTTTCTCCGCTGCTATGTTTAATTCCAAGGCATCCTGAACGTTTTGCAGACGTAGCTAATTTGATCACCAATATGGGACTCACATTCCGCAAGCGGAGTGAGTGGCTTGATACTCCAGATGCTTGCAATGGCGTTAAGGTCTTATTGGGCGACTCGATGGGGGAGATGGCACTGTATTACAGTGCAGCAAGTTTGACTGTAATGGGCGGAACGCTGTTGCCTTTTGGGGGCCAGAATTTGATAGAAGCCTGTGCAGCAGGCTGTCCAGTTTTGTTAGGCAAACACACTTATAACTTTCAGCAGGCAGCGATTGATGCGATTGACTGTGGAGCTGCAAAGCAAATTGAGGGTGAGACACTCTTGAATGAGTCGCTTGCGCTCGTTGAGGCTCTCAAATCCTGTCTTCAGAACGCGGAGCAACTTGAGCAGATGGCTAGGGCAGCTAAGCAATATGCAGTAGACCACCAAGGTGCTACGCAAAAAATTCTGACGATCTTAGATCGCCAGAATCATATTTTTAATTAA
- the secD gene encoding protein translocase subunit SecD, with protein MNRYPLWKYIVIVAALLIGALYSIPNFFGEAPAVQVSSAKPTIKVDLATESRVENILSNASINSTGIFFENANNVGSIKIRFADTDTQLRARDLLQQKLNSDQNDPSFTVALNLLSNTPDWLNAINALPMPLGLDLRGGVYFLLQVDMKGAVQKKITSLAGDIRGQLRDKNIRHQGIDRGPESVTINFSNRDDADAARSLLLSTEPELDWQIKAVGGGAQLLGEFKPSALKAVQDNAVKQNIITLNKRVNELAVKEPLIQQQGAERIVVQLPGVQDTARAKDIIGRTATLESRLADPITPSISLGEAAPPGMDVFRFGENRYGVFKKSVIFSGESITDASAGFDQNQRPAVNISLDATGGRVMQEVTRENIGKPMGMILFEKGKGEVLTIATIQGEFGSKFQITGQPTTASANDLALLLRAGSLAAPMEIIEERTIGPSLGAENIEKGFKSLLIGFTAIAIFMMAYYLLFGTFSVLALGVNLLLLISVLSMLQATLTLPGIAAMALALGMAIDSNVLINERIREELRNGTAPQTAIALGFDKAWATILDSNVTTLIAGLALLAFGSGPIKGFAIVHCLGILTSMFSAVFFSRGIVNLWYGRNKKVQKLAIGQVWHPKEK; from the coding sequence ATGAATCGCTATCCTCTCTGGAAATATATTGTCATCGTCGCTGCATTACTCATCGGCGCGCTATATTCAATACCGAATTTTTTCGGGGAGGCTCCAGCGGTTCAAGTCTCATCAGCTAAACCCACTATCAAGGTAGATTTAGCAACAGAGTCTAGAGTTGAAAATATTCTGAGTAATGCAAGTATTAATAGCACCGGCATCTTCTTCGAGAATGCCAATAACGTTGGGTCAATCAAAATTCGTTTTGCAGATACTGATACCCAATTACGCGCTCGCGACCTACTGCAACAAAAACTCAATAGCGATCAAAATGATCCTAGTTTCACTGTTGCTTTAAATCTTTTATCTAATACTCCAGATTGGTTAAATGCCATCAATGCCCTACCAATGCCACTGGGTCTAGATTTACGGGGTGGCGTCTACTTTCTATTGCAAGTGGATATGAAGGGTGCAGTACAAAAGAAAATTACTTCATTAGCAGGTGATATTCGGGGTCAATTGCGCGATAAGAATATTCGCCATCAAGGTATTGATCGTGGGCCTGAATCAGTCACGATTAACTTTAGCAACCGAGATGATGCAGACGCAGCTCGCTCTCTTTTATTAAGCACTGAGCCTGAGCTAGATTGGCAAATTAAAGCTGTTGGCGGTGGCGCTCAATTACTTGGTGAGTTCAAGCCCAGTGCATTAAAAGCCGTCCAAGATAATGCGGTAAAACAGAACATCATTACCCTCAATAAGCGAGTAAACGAATTAGCCGTAAAAGAGCCCCTCATTCAACAACAGGGTGCCGAGCGCATTGTGGTTCAACTCCCTGGTGTGCAAGATACTGCGAGAGCCAAGGACATCATAGGTCGTACCGCAACCTTAGAATCTCGCTTGGCCGATCCTATTACACCTTCCATTAGTCTAGGTGAAGCAGCTCCCCCAGGTATGGATGTCTTCCGCTTTGGCGAAAATCGTTATGGTGTATTTAAGAAGTCTGTCATCTTTAGTGGCGAAAGTATTACCGATGCGAGTGCAGGCTTTGATCAAAATCAACGTCCAGCTGTCAATATCTCACTGGATGCTACTGGCGGTCGAGTCATGCAAGAAGTGACCCGAGAAAATATTGGCAAGCCAATGGGCATGATTTTGTTTGAAAAAGGTAAAGGTGAGGTACTTACCATCGCCACAATTCAAGGGGAGTTTGGCTCCAAGTTTCAGATTACGGGGCAACCCACTACTGCTAGTGCAAATGATTTAGCGCTCTTGCTTCGTGCTGGTTCCTTAGCCGCTCCAATGGAAATCATTGAAGAGCGCACGATTGGACCTAGCCTTGGTGCTGAAAATATTGAGAAGGGTTTTAAATCCCTACTCATTGGATTTACTGCCATTGCTATTTTTATGATGGCTTACTACTTACTGTTCGGCACTTTCTCAGTACTGGCATTGGGGGTTAACCTACTGCTCCTCATTTCTGTACTGTCGATGCTGCAAGCAACCCTCACCCTACCTGGCATTGCCGCTATGGCACTGGCTTTGGGTATGGCGATTGACTCAAACGTATTGATCAATGAACGTATCCGTGAAGAGTTACGCAATGGCACCGCACCTCAAACTGCGATCGCCTTAGGATTTGATAAGGCCTGGGCAACGATTTTGGACTCTAACGTCACTACTTTAATTGCTGGTCTCGCCCTACTGGCTTTTGGCTCAGGCCCCATCAAAGGTTTTGCGATTGTGCATTGCTTGGGTATTTTGACCTCGATGTTCTCTGCGGTTTTCTTCTCACGTGGGATTGTTAACCTTTGGTACGGTAGAAATAAAAAGGTTCAGAAACTCGCCATCGGCCAAGTTTGGCATCCAAAGGAGAAATAA
- the yajC gene encoding preprotein translocase subunit YajC, producing MWISNAYAQAAAGGSESGGLMSFLPLILMFVVLYFIMIRPQMKRQKETKAMLEALAVGDEVVTVGGIVGKVTALKDQFISVEIATGTEVQMQKGAITTVLPKGTLKSA from the coding sequence ATGTGGATTAGCAATGCTTATGCCCAAGCTGCAGCTGGGGGTTCTGAATCTGGTGGCTTAATGAGCTTCCTTCCCTTGATTTTGATGTTTGTTGTTTTGTACTTCATCATGATCCGCCCTCAAATGAAGCGTCAAAAAGAAACCAAAGCGATGCTTGAAGCTTTGGCTGTTGGCGATGAAGTAGTTACCGTTGGTGGCATCGTAGGTAAAGTAACAGCACTGAAAGATCAATTTATCAGTGTTGAAATTGCCACTGGGACTGAAGTCCAAATGCAAAAAGGTGCAATCACTACCGTCTTGCCAAAAGGCACACTCAAGTCTGCTTAA
- the tgt gene encoding tRNA guanosine(34) transglycosylase Tgt, which translates to MTKSIQFNISAHDSSSLARVGQLDLPHGSVQTPIFMPVGTYGTVKAMTPRDLEEAHAQIILGNTFHLWLRPGLEVVKKHGGLHRFMAWDKPILTDSGGFQVFSLGALRKISEEGVTFASPINGDKLFMSPEVSMEIQAVLNSDIAMQFDECTPYESHGKATTEKTAQQSLELSLRWGERSIQRFRELETGNGLFGIVQGGMFENLRELSLAGVSEQGFDGIAIGGLSVGEPKPEFERILNFTAPKLPAHLPHYLMGVGTPEDLILAVSLGIDMFDCVMPTRNARNGWLFTRFGDLKLRNSGYKDDDRPLDPSCACYTCKHFTRSYLNHLQKANEILGSQLNTIHNLSYYLQLMTEVREAISQARFQAYREEFHRNRQRGVEPGQD; encoded by the coding sequence ATGACAAAATCCATTCAATTCAATATATCAGCGCATGACTCTTCCAGCTTAGCCCGAGTAGGTCAACTTGACCTACCCCATGGTAGCGTGCAAACACCCATCTTCATGCCGGTAGGTACTTATGGCACTGTCAAAGCGATGACCCCACGCGATCTTGAAGAAGCGCATGCGCAAATTATTTTAGGCAACACTTTTCACCTGTGGCTCAGACCCGGTTTAGAGGTTGTTAAAAAACATGGTGGCTTGCATCGCTTTATGGCTTGGGATAAGCCGATCTTGACCGATTCGGGAGGTTTTCAGGTTTTCAGTTTAGGTGCGTTGAGAAAAATCTCTGAAGAAGGTGTTACTTTTGCTTCACCTATTAATGGCGATAAATTATTTATGTCTCCGGAAGTTTCAATGGAGATACAAGCAGTTCTCAATAGCGATATTGCGATGCAGTTCGATGAGTGCACGCCCTACGAAAGCCATGGCAAAGCCACTACTGAGAAAACAGCGCAGCAATCACTTGAACTCTCCTTACGTTGGGGTGAGCGCTCCATTCAACGCTTTAGAGAGCTGGAAACGGGTAATGGCTTATTCGGCATTGTTCAAGGCGGCATGTTTGAAAACCTGCGAGAACTTTCCCTAGCAGGGGTGAGTGAGCAAGGTTTTGATGGTATTGCCATTGGCGGCCTATCGGTTGGAGAGCCTAAACCTGAATTTGAGCGCATTCTCAACTTCACTGCGCCTAAGCTACCCGCCCACCTTCCCCACTACCTGATGGGAGTAGGCACACCAGAGGATCTCATATTGGCCGTTAGTTTAGGTATCGACATGTTTGATTGTGTGATGCCAACGCGCAATGCGCGCAACGGCTGGCTATTTACCCGCTTTGGCGATCTGAAGTTACGTAACTCTGGCTATAAGGATGATGATCGTCCTCTAGATCCAAGCTGTGCTTGTTATACCTGCAAGCATTTCACCCGCTCCTATTTGAATCACCTCCAAAAAGCCAATGAAATTCTTGGCTCACAGCTCAATACGATCCACAACCTGTCTTACTACCTGCAGCTCATGACCGAAGTGCGCGAAGCCATTAGCCAAGCTCGTTTCCAGGCCTATCGTGAAGAATTTCACCGTAATCGCCAGCGCGGTGTAGAGCCAGGACAAGACTAG
- the secF gene encoding protein translocase subunit SecF, protein MEFFRIKKDIPFMRHALVLNIISLITFLAAVFFLWHNGLHLSIEFTGGTVMEVSYPQTAPLDSIRDSVQKLGYNDTQIQNFGSSRDVMIRLPIQKDAEGKVIASADQSTAVMKALDPASSGAKLQRVEFVGPQVGQELALDGLKALIFVIIGIVLYLSFRFEWKFALAGIIANLHDVVIILGFFACFHWEFSLSVLAAVLAVLGYSVNESVVIFDRIRENFRKYRKMNTREIIDNAITSTISRTMITHGSTEMMVLAMLIFGGPTLFYFALALTIGILFGIYSSVFVAAALAMWLGVKREDLIKGDRKPDDAARNDDPNFGARV, encoded by the coding sequence ATGGAATTTTTCCGGATCAAAAAAGATATTCCTTTCATGCGCCATGCTTTGGTGCTGAATATTATTTCTTTAATCACTTTTTTAGCAGCAGTTTTTTTCTTGTGGCATAACGGCCTACACCTCTCTATCGAATTTACTGGCGGCACGGTAATGGAGGTGAGTTATCCACAAACGGCTCCATTAGATTCAATTAGAGATAGTGTTCAAAAGCTGGGTTACAACGACACCCAAATCCAAAACTTTGGCAGCTCGCGTGATGTCATGATTCGTCTGCCGATTCAAAAGGATGCTGAGGGCAAAGTAATTGCTTCCGCTGATCAAAGTACCGCCGTTATGAAAGCCCTGGATCCAGCGAGTTCTGGAGCCAAATTGCAACGGGTGGAGTTTGTTGGACCTCAAGTAGGTCAAGAACTCGCTCTTGATGGTCTGAAAGCATTGATCTTTGTGATCATTGGTATCGTGCTTTACCTATCATTTCGCTTTGAGTGGAAGTTTGCCCTTGCCGGCATCATTGCGAACTTGCACGACGTGGTTATTATTTTGGGCTTCTTTGCCTGCTTCCATTGGGAGTTCTCGCTATCAGTATTAGCTGCAGTCTTGGCTGTTCTCGGTTATTCCGTGAACGAGTCTGTGGTGATCTTTGACCGAATTCGGGAAAACTTCCGCAAGTATCGCAAGATGAATACCCGCGAAATTATTGACAATGCGATTACTAGCACCATTAGCCGCACCATGATTACTCACGGTAGCACGGAGATGATGGTCTTAGCTATGCTGATCTTTGGTGGACCAACACTGTTTTACTTTGCGCTGGCCTTAACTATTGGTATTTTGTTTGGTATTTATTCTTCGGTCTTCGTGGCCGCTGCTCTAGCAATGTGGCTTGGGGTCAAGCGTGAAGACTTAATCAAAGGGGATCGCAAGCCTGATGATGCAGCTCGTAACGATGATCCTAACTTTGGTGCGAGAGTTTAA